The following proteins are co-located in the Paralichthys olivaceus isolate ysfri-2021 chromosome 2, ASM2471397v2, whole genome shotgun sequence genome:
- the tfeb gene encoding transcription factor EB isoform X1, giving the protein MLCLRLPLGLDCGALTPARPPLPPRPPAMASRIGLRMQLMRDQLQQEEQREREQRQQNAVLQPYMRHRMAGPPAPTPAISTPQHYQSMQVPVEVLKVQTHLENPTDYHIRQSQRQQVKEYLSTTHATKQTVHAAAGLIPPSSPTKMGPTGGSASAPPPLHSPHMRTEQLLSGNSAPNSPMAMLNISSSHENEMDEVIDDIISMQSSYDDIQAYIDPVQMPNTLPLSSSHLDVYTGPGMKGPAIAMTSNSCPANLTVKRELSEARAMAKERQKKDNHNLIERRRRFNINDRIKELGTMIPKTNDLVHSDVRWNKGTILRASVEYIKRMQKDMHRSREVENNFKRMEMTNKQLLLRIQELEMQAHLHGLPNTSPSGLNLSDLMSPYIKQELSPEDKLSHPQIQAHHQPLHLPRNQAQPQPHQHHFLPQNHLQLQQGQQQPRQLQQLPQHLQQQAPIQFPAVGSSQPFDYAQSLDLCDSIPGFSDGISGLGDLGGLDVEGRRGELGFLMMDEPLSPMGGDPLLSALSPEASVDSSRRSSFSIEDGDIL; this is encoded by the exons CTTCGTCTACCTCTCGGGCTGGACTGCGGTGCACTGACGCCGGCTCGCCCTCCCCTGCCCCCTCGCCCCCCAGCAATGGCCTCACGCATCGGGCTGCGTATGCAG ctgaTGCGAGACCAGCTGCAGCAAGAGGAGCAGCGGGAACgggagcagcggcagcagaaTGCAGTCTTGCAGCCTTACATGCGTCATCGCATGGCCGGGCCGCCTGCACCCACCCCGGCCATCAGCACCCCACAGCATTACCAAAGCATGCAGGTCCCTGTGGAGGTTCTCAAG GTACAGACTCACCTCGAGAACCCCACAGACTACCACATCCGACAGTCACAGAGGCAACAGGTGAAAGAATACCTTTCGACAACCCATGCCACCAAACAG ACAGTCCATGCAGCCGCAGGCCTGATTCCACCCTCTTCTCCCACAAAAATGGGACCCACAGGGGGGTCTGCATCTGCCCCCCCGCCCCTTCATTCTCCACATATGCGCACCGAGCAGCTCCTGTCTGGCAACAGTGCACCCAACAGCCCCATGGCCATGCTCAACATCAGCTCCAGCCACGAGAATGAG atggaTGAGGTtattgatgacatcatcagcatgCAGTCCAGTTACGATGATATTCAGGCATACATTGACCCTGTCCAGATGCCCAACACA CTCCCTCTGTCTAGCAGTCACCTGGATGTGTACACGGGTCCTGGGATGAAGGGGCCAGCAATTGCCATGACCAGTAACTCCTGTCCTGCCAACCTGACCGTCAAACGAGAACTGTCAG AAGCCCGAGCCATGGccaaggagagacagaaaaaagacaacCACAATCTGA ttgaaaggaggaggagatttaACATCAATGATCGTATCAAAGAGCTGGGCACCATGATCCCCAAAACCAATGACCT tGTGCATAGTGACGTGCGCTGGAACAAAGGCACTATATTGCGGGCATCTGTGGAGTACATCAAACGGATGCAGAAGGATATGCATAGGAGCAGAGAGGTGGAAAACAACTTCAAAAGGATGGAGATGACCAACAAACAACTGTTGCTACGCATccag GAGTTGGAGATGCAGGCTCACTTGCATGGCCTGCCCAACACCTCTCCCTCTGGCCTGAACCTGTCCGACCTGATGTCTCCCTATATAAAACAAGAGCTCAGCCCAGAGGATAAGCTTTCTCACCCCCAAATACAAGCCCACCACCAGCCCCTGCACCTTCCCCGGAACCAGGCTCAGCCCCAGCCCCACCAGCACCACTTCCTCCCGCAAAACCACCTTCAACTTCAGCAGGGCCAGCAACAGCccaggcagctgcagcagctccccCAGCATCTCCAGCAGCAGGCGCCCATCCAGTTCCCAGCTGTAGGCAGCTCCCAGCCCTTTGACTATGCCCAGTCGCTGGACTTGTGCGATAGTATACCTGGCTTCTCAGACGGCATATCGGGGCTGGGCGACCTGGGTGGACTGGACGTCGAAGGGAGGAGAGGCGAGCTGGGCTTCCTGATGATGGATGAGCCCCTGTCCCCAATGGGTGGAGACCCGCTGCTCTCTGCGTTGTCCCCTGAGGCCTCGGTCGACTCCAGCCGCAGATCCAGCTTCAGCATAGAGGATGGAGACATACTgtag
- the tfeb gene encoding transcription factor EB isoform X2: MLCLRLPLGLDCGALTPARPPLPPRPPAMASRIGLRMQLMRDQLQQEEQREREQRQQNAVLQPYMRHRMAGPPAPTPAISTPQHYQSMQVPVEVLKVQTHLENPTDYHIRQSQRQQVKEYLSTTHATKQTVHAAAGLIPPSSPTKMGPTGGSASAPPPLHSPHMRTEQLLSGNSAPNSPMAMLNISSSHENEMDEVIDDIISMQSSYDDIQAYIDPVQMPNTLPLSSSHLDVYTGPGMKGPAIAMTSNSCPANLTVKRELSEARAMAKERQKKDNHNLIERRRRFNINDRIKELGTMIPKTNDLDVRWNKGTILRASVEYIKRMQKDMHRSREVENNFKRMEMTNKQLLLRIQELEMQAHLHGLPNTSPSGLNLSDLMSPYIKQELSPEDKLSHPQIQAHHQPLHLPRNQAQPQPHQHHFLPQNHLQLQQGQQQPRQLQQLPQHLQQQAPIQFPAVGSSQPFDYAQSLDLCDSIPGFSDGISGLGDLGGLDVEGRRGELGFLMMDEPLSPMGGDPLLSALSPEASVDSSRRSSFSIEDGDIL; encoded by the exons CTTCGTCTACCTCTCGGGCTGGACTGCGGTGCACTGACGCCGGCTCGCCCTCCCCTGCCCCCTCGCCCCCCAGCAATGGCCTCACGCATCGGGCTGCGTATGCAG ctgaTGCGAGACCAGCTGCAGCAAGAGGAGCAGCGGGAACgggagcagcggcagcagaaTGCAGTCTTGCAGCCTTACATGCGTCATCGCATGGCCGGGCCGCCTGCACCCACCCCGGCCATCAGCACCCCACAGCATTACCAAAGCATGCAGGTCCCTGTGGAGGTTCTCAAG GTACAGACTCACCTCGAGAACCCCACAGACTACCACATCCGACAGTCACAGAGGCAACAGGTGAAAGAATACCTTTCGACAACCCATGCCACCAAACAG ACAGTCCATGCAGCCGCAGGCCTGATTCCACCCTCTTCTCCCACAAAAATGGGACCCACAGGGGGGTCTGCATCTGCCCCCCCGCCCCTTCATTCTCCACATATGCGCACCGAGCAGCTCCTGTCTGGCAACAGTGCACCCAACAGCCCCATGGCCATGCTCAACATCAGCTCCAGCCACGAGAATGAG atggaTGAGGTtattgatgacatcatcagcatgCAGTCCAGTTACGATGATATTCAGGCATACATTGACCCTGTCCAGATGCCCAACACA CTCCCTCTGTCTAGCAGTCACCTGGATGTGTACACGGGTCCTGGGATGAAGGGGCCAGCAATTGCCATGACCAGTAACTCCTGTCCTGCCAACCTGACCGTCAAACGAGAACTGTCAG AAGCCCGAGCCATGGccaaggagagacagaaaaaagacaacCACAATCTGA ttgaaaggaggaggagatttaACATCAATGATCGTATCAAAGAGCTGGGCACCATGATCCCCAAAACCAATGACCT TGACGTGCGCTGGAACAAAGGCACTATATTGCGGGCATCTGTGGAGTACATCAAACGGATGCAGAAGGATATGCATAGGAGCAGAGAGGTGGAAAACAACTTCAAAAGGATGGAGATGACCAACAAACAACTGTTGCTACGCATccag GAGTTGGAGATGCAGGCTCACTTGCATGGCCTGCCCAACACCTCTCCCTCTGGCCTGAACCTGTCCGACCTGATGTCTCCCTATATAAAACAAGAGCTCAGCCCAGAGGATAAGCTTTCTCACCCCCAAATACAAGCCCACCACCAGCCCCTGCACCTTCCCCGGAACCAGGCTCAGCCCCAGCCCCACCAGCACCACTTCCTCCCGCAAAACCACCTTCAACTTCAGCAGGGCCAGCAACAGCccaggcagctgcagcagctccccCAGCATCTCCAGCAGCAGGCGCCCATCCAGTTCCCAGCTGTAGGCAGCTCCCAGCCCTTTGACTATGCCCAGTCGCTGGACTTGTGCGATAGTATACCTGGCTTCTCAGACGGCATATCGGGGCTGGGCGACCTGGGTGGACTGGACGTCGAAGGGAGGAGAGGCGAGCTGGGCTTCCTGATGATGGATGAGCCCCTGTCCCCAATGGGTGGAGACCCGCTGCTCTCTGCGTTGTCCCCTGAGGCCTCGGTCGACTCCAGCCGCAGATCCAGCTTCAGCATAGAGGATGGAGACATACTgtag
- the tfeb gene encoding transcription factor EB isoform X3, with translation MASRIGLRMQLMRDQLQQEEQREREQRQQNAVLQPYMRHRMAGPPAPTPAISTPQHYQSMQVPVEVLKVQTHLENPTDYHIRQSQRQQVKEYLSTTHATKQTVHAAAGLIPPSSPTKMGPTGGSASAPPPLHSPHMRTEQLLSGNSAPNSPMAMLNISSSHENEMDEVIDDIISMQSSYDDIQAYIDPVQMPNTLPLSSSHLDVYTGPGMKGPAIAMTSNSCPANLTVKRELSEARAMAKERQKKDNHNLIERRRRFNINDRIKELGTMIPKTNDLVHSDVRWNKGTILRASVEYIKRMQKDMHRSREVENNFKRMEMTNKQLLLRIQELEMQAHLHGLPNTSPSGLNLSDLMSPYIKQELSPEDKLSHPQIQAHHQPLHLPRNQAQPQPHQHHFLPQNHLQLQQGQQQPRQLQQLPQHLQQQAPIQFPAVGSSQPFDYAQSLDLCDSIPGFSDGISGLGDLGGLDVEGRRGELGFLMMDEPLSPMGGDPLLSALSPEASVDSSRRSSFSIEDGDIL, from the exons ATGGCCTCACGCATCGGGCTGCGTATGCAG ctgaTGCGAGACCAGCTGCAGCAAGAGGAGCAGCGGGAACgggagcagcggcagcagaaTGCAGTCTTGCAGCCTTACATGCGTCATCGCATGGCCGGGCCGCCTGCACCCACCCCGGCCATCAGCACCCCACAGCATTACCAAAGCATGCAGGTCCCTGTGGAGGTTCTCAAG GTACAGACTCACCTCGAGAACCCCACAGACTACCACATCCGACAGTCACAGAGGCAACAGGTGAAAGAATACCTTTCGACAACCCATGCCACCAAACAG ACAGTCCATGCAGCCGCAGGCCTGATTCCACCCTCTTCTCCCACAAAAATGGGACCCACAGGGGGGTCTGCATCTGCCCCCCCGCCCCTTCATTCTCCACATATGCGCACCGAGCAGCTCCTGTCTGGCAACAGTGCACCCAACAGCCCCATGGCCATGCTCAACATCAGCTCCAGCCACGAGAATGAG atggaTGAGGTtattgatgacatcatcagcatgCAGTCCAGTTACGATGATATTCAGGCATACATTGACCCTGTCCAGATGCCCAACACA CTCCCTCTGTCTAGCAGTCACCTGGATGTGTACACGGGTCCTGGGATGAAGGGGCCAGCAATTGCCATGACCAGTAACTCCTGTCCTGCCAACCTGACCGTCAAACGAGAACTGTCAG AAGCCCGAGCCATGGccaaggagagacagaaaaaagacaacCACAATCTGA ttgaaaggaggaggagatttaACATCAATGATCGTATCAAAGAGCTGGGCACCATGATCCCCAAAACCAATGACCT tGTGCATAGTGACGTGCGCTGGAACAAAGGCACTATATTGCGGGCATCTGTGGAGTACATCAAACGGATGCAGAAGGATATGCATAGGAGCAGAGAGGTGGAAAACAACTTCAAAAGGATGGAGATGACCAACAAACAACTGTTGCTACGCATccag GAGTTGGAGATGCAGGCTCACTTGCATGGCCTGCCCAACACCTCTCCCTCTGGCCTGAACCTGTCCGACCTGATGTCTCCCTATATAAAACAAGAGCTCAGCCCAGAGGATAAGCTTTCTCACCCCCAAATACAAGCCCACCACCAGCCCCTGCACCTTCCCCGGAACCAGGCTCAGCCCCAGCCCCACCAGCACCACTTCCTCCCGCAAAACCACCTTCAACTTCAGCAGGGCCAGCAACAGCccaggcagctgcagcagctccccCAGCATCTCCAGCAGCAGGCGCCCATCCAGTTCCCAGCTGTAGGCAGCTCCCAGCCCTTTGACTATGCCCAGTCGCTGGACTTGTGCGATAGTATACCTGGCTTCTCAGACGGCATATCGGGGCTGGGCGACCTGGGTGGACTGGACGTCGAAGGGAGGAGAGGCGAGCTGGGCTTCCTGATGATGGATGAGCCCCTGTCCCCAATGGGTGGAGACCCGCTGCTCTCTGCGTTGTCCCCTGAGGCCTCGGTCGACTCCAGCCGCAGATCCAGCTTCAGCATAGAGGATGGAGACATACTgtag
- the tfeb gene encoding transcription factor EB isoform X4 produces the protein MASRIGLRMQLMRDQLQQEEQREREQRQQNAVLQPYMRHRMAGPPAPTPAISTPQHYQSMQVPVEVLKVQTHLENPTDYHIRQSQRQQVKEYLSTTHATKQTVHAAAGLIPPSSPTKMGPTGGSASAPPPLHSPHMRTEQLLSGNSAPNSPMAMLNISSSHENEMDEVIDDIISMQSSYDDIQAYIDPVQMPNTLPLSSSHLDVYTGPGMKGPAIAMTSNSCPANLTVKRELSEARAMAKERQKKDNHNLIERRRRFNINDRIKELGTMIPKTNDLDVRWNKGTILRASVEYIKRMQKDMHRSREVENNFKRMEMTNKQLLLRIQELEMQAHLHGLPNTSPSGLNLSDLMSPYIKQELSPEDKLSHPQIQAHHQPLHLPRNQAQPQPHQHHFLPQNHLQLQQGQQQPRQLQQLPQHLQQQAPIQFPAVGSSQPFDYAQSLDLCDSIPGFSDGISGLGDLGGLDVEGRRGELGFLMMDEPLSPMGGDPLLSALSPEASVDSSRRSSFSIEDGDIL, from the exons ATGGCCTCACGCATCGGGCTGCGTATGCAG ctgaTGCGAGACCAGCTGCAGCAAGAGGAGCAGCGGGAACgggagcagcggcagcagaaTGCAGTCTTGCAGCCTTACATGCGTCATCGCATGGCCGGGCCGCCTGCACCCACCCCGGCCATCAGCACCCCACAGCATTACCAAAGCATGCAGGTCCCTGTGGAGGTTCTCAAG GTACAGACTCACCTCGAGAACCCCACAGACTACCACATCCGACAGTCACAGAGGCAACAGGTGAAAGAATACCTTTCGACAACCCATGCCACCAAACAG ACAGTCCATGCAGCCGCAGGCCTGATTCCACCCTCTTCTCCCACAAAAATGGGACCCACAGGGGGGTCTGCATCTGCCCCCCCGCCCCTTCATTCTCCACATATGCGCACCGAGCAGCTCCTGTCTGGCAACAGTGCACCCAACAGCCCCATGGCCATGCTCAACATCAGCTCCAGCCACGAGAATGAG atggaTGAGGTtattgatgacatcatcagcatgCAGTCCAGTTACGATGATATTCAGGCATACATTGACCCTGTCCAGATGCCCAACACA CTCCCTCTGTCTAGCAGTCACCTGGATGTGTACACGGGTCCTGGGATGAAGGGGCCAGCAATTGCCATGACCAGTAACTCCTGTCCTGCCAACCTGACCGTCAAACGAGAACTGTCAG AAGCCCGAGCCATGGccaaggagagacagaaaaaagacaacCACAATCTGA ttgaaaggaggaggagatttaACATCAATGATCGTATCAAAGAGCTGGGCACCATGATCCCCAAAACCAATGACCT TGACGTGCGCTGGAACAAAGGCACTATATTGCGGGCATCTGTGGAGTACATCAAACGGATGCAGAAGGATATGCATAGGAGCAGAGAGGTGGAAAACAACTTCAAAAGGATGGAGATGACCAACAAACAACTGTTGCTACGCATccag GAGTTGGAGATGCAGGCTCACTTGCATGGCCTGCCCAACACCTCTCCCTCTGGCCTGAACCTGTCCGACCTGATGTCTCCCTATATAAAACAAGAGCTCAGCCCAGAGGATAAGCTTTCTCACCCCCAAATACAAGCCCACCACCAGCCCCTGCACCTTCCCCGGAACCAGGCTCAGCCCCAGCCCCACCAGCACCACTTCCTCCCGCAAAACCACCTTCAACTTCAGCAGGGCCAGCAACAGCccaggcagctgcagcagctccccCAGCATCTCCAGCAGCAGGCGCCCATCCAGTTCCCAGCTGTAGGCAGCTCCCAGCCCTTTGACTATGCCCAGTCGCTGGACTTGTGCGATAGTATACCTGGCTTCTCAGACGGCATATCGGGGCTGGGCGACCTGGGTGGACTGGACGTCGAAGGGAGGAGAGGCGAGCTGGGCTTCCTGATGATGGATGAGCCCCTGTCCCCAATGGGTGGAGACCCGCTGCTCTCTGCGTTGTCCCCTGAGGCCTCGGTCGACTCCAGCCGCAGATCCAGCTTCAGCATAGAGGATGGAGACATACTgtag